The genomic stretch ATGGAATTACAGTTACAAAAGGAAGTCGTCATAGGAAAGCTTTACACTGGGAAGCCCCATCTGTGCTCAACATGGGAAAGGACCCATCAGCTTCTCACGCCAGCCACCGGTGTGAAAAGTTTCCACTTTTGGAGTTTCCACTTGTTGGAGACTTGCGAATACCCACTAGGTCCTTACAACTAGCCACACACGTGCTGAGTGGGGCATGGGGGACCAGAGAAACCCACCTGGCTTGACAAACTAAGTACAAAGTACGCCTTCTTAACAAAGTGAGATCTCCACAGGATCTGAATCAGGACCCTCTGAACCAGCACCGGGAGGCCAGGGGCGACAGGTTCCACAAGCAGCTTCCCGTCCTAAGGGGCCATGGTCTAGAGTTTTGACTTGGACAGAGGCCTCACAGGACATCCTGGGACGGACTCTGGGCtggctcttctcccctcctcccccttcctcccttcctccctcacttccaataaatatttattgaatggctactatgttccaggtactATGACCACAGGTGGAaattcctgccctcctggagcttacagcacagtgagggagagaggcaatAAACAAGACGAACAGGTAAAACACCACAGTATCCTCAATAGTGATACATGTTAAGGAAAAGGATAAAGTAGGAAAGGGGGGTTGGAAGCACCAGTGGCAGTAGCAGGATTTTGCAGCtttcagtgggggggggggggagggggggtgcagagaaagcTTCGCTGAAGACAGTTGAGGAAAGACCTAAAGGAAGTGAGGTGGCAATCTGGAGTAGATATATGTGTCCCTATTCTCTAAGGACCTCTTATAGATCTAATACCCTTCACATGCCTTAGGGTAAGGACTTCCTTGAGTACACAGTAGAAAATTGGACCTGGGACTGTAGAAAAGAGATTTTTACAGTGTAAGCTTGGAAATGTTTCCCTGTTCCCTAAGCACTCTTACTACATCCCAGATAGGGTTGGTGTCCCTCCCTCGCATTGCCCACAGAGCCCCGGTCTTCACGATCACACTGGATTATAACCCACTGACTGCGAGCACCTCTAGGTCCTGGTATACAGAAGGCACTTAGTAAAGTTTGCTGAAGAAaggtagggaggaagggagaggggggaagggaatcCTAAATTTTCCGTGACACCCACACACAAAGGCCTCCTCCAGccagccctccctctctccttgcctgctTTCGTTTGCTTTGCAGCGCTATTTGCGATCTGAAATTTTATTCCCCATTAAATGTTGCCTTGTTTATTGTGACCTCCCCTCCTCCAAAAGAAGTTGGGCAAATAATGGAccctctctgcgcctcagtttccttacctgtaaagtgGGACTAATAAAATACCTACTTCATAAAGTTGGCCTGACAATTAACTGCATTAGTTCGTGAGAAGTACTTAGGCTAGTAACGGGCATATCCCTCTGGAAGAAGACAATGCAGTTTCCATTATGCAGGCTGGACTCAACAAATGAGAAACATCATGAACATCTGAACTCTTCTGAAGTGCGGCCTTACTCAGAGGGCAGAAGCCAGTGCAACTGGGCAAAACACAGCTGAATGCAACTAGAGGAACTTCTACCTCCATTAGACATGGCGCTTTTCTGGGGAAACTTGCCTTTGAAGAATTCATCATCAGGTAGTAAAGCATGACCAGGGTATTCAGAACAAAGATAGTTTTTTGGGGGGCTGTGTCAGATGTAGATTCTCGAATGTTCCAGACTGAAGTCAGGATCTGAATGGCTTCTGCTTCCTGGGCTTCATCTgcaaggggaaagggaggaagctggaaagaagaaacagGCTGCGGGGAGCCGCTGGGTCTCCCCTCACGGGTGAGCACAGAGCTGACAGGGCGCTGGCCTTGGGCACAAGGCACAGCAGGTTCTTCACCCAGAGGACTGCGGCCACACGCGAGCAAGAAGATGGGCAGTTTCAGGCAGCTCCGTAAAACCTGCTCACCCCAGTGGGTCTCAAGGTAACTTCTGTCTTTCAGAGTCCTAAACTCTCGATTTCTTAGGCTCCAAATGCAGAGGCTGTCCCAGCGGGATTCCTTGGTCCCACTTAGCTTCCgcctgagagccagagagggagcGGGGACTTCCAGCAGCCAGCAAGCAGCTTAATCTTCTCCCAAATCCAAGGTGCTGGCGCCTCGGCCTTGCTGCTTCCCCATGTAAGTTTGTTTACACTTCCTTCCAGTGGTGTTAGGCCCTACTCTAGCGactatttattcacttattatgAGTTATTTGGGGCCACATACTTCTAAACACTTTTTACATACTTAAGAAGTACgtaagagaagaagacagaaagggcATACACCATAACCCTAAGGTTGGCTGCCTTTGGATTTCTAAGTTTTCTGCTTTCACATAAACCACTTTTATAATGAGAGAAAACTGAATAAAGttattaatttaaattgtttttaatgtttatttatttttgagaaggagagacagagagacagagcatgagcgggggaggggcagagagagacggagacacagaatctgaagcaggctccaggctctgagctgtcagcacagagcccaacatgaggcttgaactcacgaacctcaagatcatgacccgagccaaagtcggatgtttaactgactgagccacccaggcgcccctaatttttaaaattttttttaatgtttattttttcttgagacagagacagagcatgaataggggaagggcagagagagagggagacacagaatctgaaacaggctccaggctctgagctgtcagcacagagcccgacacagggctcgaacccacgaactgtgagatcatgacctgtaatttttttaatgtttatttttgagagagagagagacagagtgcaagtggaggaggggcagagagagagagggagacacaggatccaaagcaggctccaggcttcaagctgtcagcacagagcccgacacggggcttgaagtcaagagccatgagatcatgacccaaaccggagtcacttaaccaactgagccccccagaggcccctgtcctaattttttaaatcttagttcAAAACCTctcctccaagaagtcttcccTATTTAACACCATCCAACTATCCTCACCTCTTCATTCTAGGACTCATCTTGTAATATAATTTGTACTTGTAGgcgtttccttttatttcatataGGTCCTGTGTCATCAACTACACCGCATGTCTCTTTTGAGCAGAAactagatcctctgtccctttttaTTACCTCAGAGGGAACGATGCTGTACAGTGCCACTCAGTACTCACCCTCTGTTGAGCCTGGGGACAGAGAAATAATGAGACCTGGCCCTGCCGCTGAGAAGCTCACTGCCCAGTAAAGGAAGAGGTGAAGGCCCCAGAACAAATGCGCAGTATGAGAGAATTTACCTTGCCTTATGTGCCCTGGAGAAATGGAGGCTCTGCAGAAATCACAGGGGGCTCTTGTAAGTCTTTTTCTCTTCACATCCGTACCTTATGAGCCCCCGGAAAGGCTGTGTATAGTACCAGGGCTCTGAATTCTTCCCAACACTGGTGAAATCCCTTTGGTTTTCCTATCTCAGTGTCCGCTTCAGCAAACTACAGGAGATGGCACTGGTGTGCTCCTGACAGGGACAGTGGCTCTCCCTCTTGGGGAGAAGGCCTGTGGATTAGGTGGGGTGAAGCCACTGCTCTGTTCCCCAGGGAGAGCTGCCACTTACCCAAGCCGGTGTCAGTCTCAAATCGTTTGCCCAGCAAGTCTATCTGTTGGATGCGAGCCTCTGAGAGCACTTGGTAGCGATTGTTCAAGTATTTACTCCAGATCTCAGAGACCTGTTGGGAAAGCAGACACAATCAGAGAAGCAGGCCAGACCTGAGCCTAGTGTATTTTGCCggtggagaaacaggaagaaagaaaagtgggaTATATCGTGTATCAGGCCATGTGATCTTGGGCCAATCATctcatctttctgtgcctcaaatTTCTCATGAATGGTCTGACACCGGTTGTAACTTAGAAGGCCAAAGCATCAAGGCTCAACCCCCATATTCCCCAGCTCACCTTCGTGTACAATGTGTCTGCCACATCCAACTTTTTAAGGCCGTAGAAGATATTAGCCAGGTGGAAGTAGCCTCCTGACGTCCTGATATCCTCTGTTCCAAATGCACAACTGGCAAAATAAATCtacagcagaaggaagaaggggtgCTTCAGTTCcctttgtaaatcatgtatctgatttTAAGAACTTGTACACCTAGAATTTGTAAcgatacaaataaaattaaaaagcggGCAAAGGATCTGCATAGACACGTCTCCAAAAAGATATGCCAGAGGCTAATAACACATGAAgtgatgctcaacattattagtcattacagaaatgcaaaataaaattgccgtgagataccacttcacacacaCTGGAATGGCTCTCATCAAAAAGGCGGAAAATCAGCgttggcaaggacatggagaaaacgGAACCCTCGTCCACGGCTGGTGGGAATAGAACATGATGCAGCCTCTGTGAAAGACGGTTCGGCAGCTCTCAAAACATTCAACAGTGAGTTactacatgacccagcaatttcgtTCGTAGACGCacacccaagggaaatgaaaacttgtGTCCACACTAAGACTTGTACACAAACATTCACAGCAGCGATACTCATAACAGTGGAGACAACCCCAATGTTCATCAAGTGATAAATGGCTGGACAAAAATTGTGTATATCCAGAAGATgaacactactcagcaataaaaggaatgaggtattgatacaacaacatggatgaacctctaAATAATTCTGCTAAGTGGCAGAAGTCAGATGAAAAGACAACATATCATTCTGCTTATAgtaaatgtccagaaaaggcaaatctaggGAGACAGaaagtggttgcctggggctgggggtcagaGTGAGAAATAAACTGCAAATGGATATGAGGGATCTCTggggtgatgggaatgttctaaGACTGGACTGGACTGATGGCTGTACAACTCTGTGagtttactaaaaatcattgagttGTATACTGAAAGTGGGTGAAGTCTATGATATGTTATCAATGAAGctatggttgattttttttttgaaacgtAGGCAGAAGAATCTGAGTTTGATCTGTACCTTAACTATATGGCCCAGCTCAAGACAGAATCTGTTCCTCTGTTTAATTTGTTGTAGAGTGAGAGTatagagagaaaaggcagagggaaaagtgTCTTAGTCAGTCTCCTAGGTGGAAATAGATGGCATCCTCAAAGTATTTCCTGAAGACAGTTTAATGAAAGGATTCTTAAAGAGACATACAGAGGTCAAGGAACCAACAAGAGCTAGTAAAGCCCCAGGGACCATGAACGGCAAGAAACTATTACTGTCCAGACTCCTGAAAAAGCGAGGGAGAGAGCAGGGTCACCGGGGCCCCACAAGAGCTAGAGCAATGGGAGAAGGCCACCTGCCAGGAGCTGTGGCCATGGAGGAGCACTGCTCGTGCCAGAACTGGGGTGAAGCAGGAAGGCAGCAGAGAGAGTAGATACCCAACCTCTATCTCCTCCCAACATCCACTCCCCTGTCACGCCTCTCACTCTGCAAATCCAACAGAAGCCAAAAAGCAATAGAGTCCGGTCATGTAGTCCACAGAGGTCGGCCTCACAGGGCACAGTAGAGCAGAGAATGGATTTGGGGTAAGGGGATATGGAGACTAGCCAGCACAAGTTTCCAGTGGATTTATCGACATTGTGCAGTGGCAGGCAATCAGAGGGAGGGCTGCCCGGTGGAGAGGCTGAAGAGACAACCAACTTGCGTGGAGATTGCATCCTGACCCTAACCTCATCCAGATTTCAGGTTCAGGAACTTTTCTGTCTGTTAATGTTGTCCACTGCTGAAATCCTAACAGAAACAGCATAAATTCTGAAAGAACAGCTCAGTCCTCACCCTCATCATCATCTTATCTAACATTTGTACATAGTTTCATAGTTTATAAAGCATAGTTTATAAAGAACTTTCATATGCCAACAGCTCTGAAGTAGAAACATTGATGTTATATGTAAAAACAACAGCCAAAATGCTGCATAGATATTGTCCTATTATTAATCTCTTCAATGACCCAATGAGGCACAGGCTATTTGATGATTTCTGTCTTATACTTGATGAAAGAGTTGAAATAATTGGTCCAAGATTATGGCCAAGAGTAAAAGTAAAGCCCTTCTCTTAACCAGTGTGCTGTTCTGCCTCCCTTTATTATCCTCAGAGCAGTCGGGCTTGCAGAAGTGGCGTGACCTGGCCTAAGGATGCACAGTCAGGAGGtggagaggcttgaactcaggttGTTAGAACCACGTTCTCGCTGATACCTCACCGGTCAGTTGTAAACGGAAAGTTTTAGAGAAGGGCTcagttaaaaaagaacaaacaaagctcAGCATAGCTGCTCTCAGAAACATTCAGGTGTCATAATTTAGCTTGTTTACATCATTGGCCAGATGATAACGGGCTTCCTCGTAGTTTTCCTTAGCTATGTGGAGAAGTCCCAGGTTCCGATGCAGTAAAGACTGGATGGCATAAGAGCATTCCGTTGATTTGAGGACTGTCCACTGGGCTTGGGATAGGTATTCCTCAGCTTGGACAGTCTGGCCCAGACCTGCccaaaagaagtaaagaaggtTAGAATTTATATCCTGGCCAGAGAACACATGATGAAATACGATTCAGCAcctattcactcatttattcattgactcaaacatttattgacacacaaaacttgtacatgaacATTCATAGCAGCCTAgccataatagccaaaaagtagaaacaacttaaatgctCATCAGCTGATGACAAACGTGGTCTATCCATACCCATgggtggaatattactcagtcacagaaaggaatgaagtactgatccaGGCTAGagcatggataaaccttgaaaacattgcaCTAAGTCAAGGCAGACAGACATAAAAGGCCACATAATGCGGGATTCCActgatatgaaatgtccagaacaggcaaatccatagagacagaaaatggtgGCCAGGGACTGTGGGATGGAGAACGGAGGGTGACTACCAATATTCCATATTGGTATGGGGTTCCATTTGGGAGTGACTAAAATGTTCTGTAATTAGacatggtgatggttgcacaatctTGTGAATACACTCAAACCGCTGAATTGTACTTTAAAGGAGTGGATTTTATGCATGTGAACTGCACCTCAATTAAAAAGTTATGTCTATGTATACTTAATATCTTTTATGTACCAGGCCTTGTGTTGATTGATGAGGATTCAAAGATGAATCAAAGCCACTGCCCTTCAAAAATTTACAGCTGGGTTCAggaaatgcatgtgtgtgtggcatgaaaacaaatacatttgtaaaatagtGTAAGTGCAACAATAGTAACATCATAAGGTTTGGAAGTGGCAGAGATGAGGAGGCGTTTAATTCTATggatggggtggagagggggcaTTGGAATGGGGAGAAGCATGGTCAGTGCTCTGGATTGAATGCTGTAGTACCCCAAAATCCAtagttgaagccctaatccccaaagtgatggtatttggaggtgggcctttgggaggtaattgggtcatgagagtggagccctcaaGAATGGGATCGGTGCCTGTAAAAGAAAAGGTACAAGAGAGAtgatccctctctctgccctgtgaggatgcagtgagaaggtggctgtctacaAGTCCAAAAGTgcgccctcaccagacaccataTCTGCTgacaacttgatcttggactttcagcctccagaacggtgagaaataactgtttaagccacccagtctgtggtatttgttacagcagctgaaCTAAGACAGGAAAATCTGAGCTGAGTTTGGAAGATGAAAAGAAGTTTTCCTGAGAGATAAGGGAGGGTGGGCATCCGGGGTGGACAGTAACACATGCAGAACCATGAGATACAAAATAGTGCGCTGTGTTTGGAGAACCATATATGGGTCTGTGATGCTGGAACACAAATGTGTGAGTGATCGAGTGGCAGGAAATGAGGCTAAAGAGGCAGTCATAGGACAGATCATAGAGGGCTTAGTAAGTTGCGCCAAGGAGCTGGAAGCACGTGGATAAAAGGTAGAGGATtttcagaaagggagagagaattggaTTTAGATACAGAAGGATACCCAGGAGCCAATATGGAGGAGGGaccagagggaaggaagaaaactggaagacTCTGGAAGACTTTGGAAATAGTTCAGGCCAGAGCCTGAACTAAGGCAGTAAGTAAACATGGAACAGATACACAAGAGGCATTTAGGAGCCAGAATGGACAACACATGGTTACTAGGTAAAAGGCACCTTTATTTCTAATGTTCAGATATTGTTGAtgcttaaaactttttctttggttgtggggcgcctcggtggctcagtcagttgagtgtctgacttgagctcaggtcatgatctcatagctcatggggcttggccccacatctggctctgtgctgacagctcagagcctggatcctgcttcagattctgtgtctccctctctctctgcccctcccccgctcatactctgtatctctctgtctcaaaaataaacattaaaaaaatttttttaaatataaaaaccttTTCGTTTGGTTGTAAAGATACATAACAGTTTCCTGCCTACCTGCTTGCCTTCTAGGGAGGCTGTCAGAAAACTAAACAGAAAACTACTGTGACAGCCTTCTGCAGGAAGCATGCTCTGGGTGCAAAGTATTTCATGTAATGGGTGCTGCAGCAGAAATGGTCAGGAGATGAGGCCACACACCCCTCACAAGACAGTCTTCAgttctgcttgtgctttctcccAGGCCCAGTTCATAGGGATTAAATAATAATTAGGAATTATTAAATAatgattatttaataatttaataataattagagattaaataataattaggaataaataaTGTAGGCATTATTTATTCTAGTTGTAATCACAGGTCACCGAATTAAAGGAGGCGAGCTGAAGAAGCAGCAAGCTAAGGGAGGAAACAAGGAACTTATCTTGACTGAAGTTCAAACTAAAACAGGAAAATCCTCAATGAGAAGCAAGAGGCTGAGGCCATGATCCTGGCTCATGTGGACATGGCAAGTCACATCTTCCATGCAGATTTGCTCTGTAAAATAAGAGCTTGAGACTGCGGTCCTCTCaaatttaaagaagtaaatgACTCTTAGCAAAGGTTATTTAGACGGGGGAAATTGGTAGAGGGCATTGACGTATATTGGACGTTTCTCATTCTCATTGTCCAGTTTTCATTCAAGAAGGCCATGCCAAGGAAGGAAGGGCCCAAAGCTAAGCTGTACCAGCAAATAACAAGCATCCCAAAGGAAAAGGCATccttgggagaaaaatatttgaggccCCAAATTCAGAGAGCAGGGATAGTGAGGCAGGAGGAGTACACTGCTCCAAGCAGGTCAGAACTGAGACTGCGGCTGCTGGGTCGGTAAGTTCAGGCATGCTCTCCTGGGCACAGTGTTCGCCTGGACAGGCGTAGGAATAGAGTGGAGATACTAGATGCACAAAGTTGCCAAAGGAAGTGAGACTATCCTCAAAGGTCATGTCCTAAAACGTatggaatagaaaaagaagggaTAGCCAGTTAAGGAGTAACGACACTCGTCTGCAGGGTGAGACAATAGGCTTACGCCGGGCTGGCGGCCGAACTGAAAGACATTATGGAGGAAGATTTTGTAAGGCTTGGTGACGAAAGCAAAGGAGCACAGAATAAAGCAGTCACAGATAATcatctgggaggctgggaggcatccaggggaaggaaagggaattcATATTTACTGAGGGCCTGCTATCTGCTGTGTGTACACCACGCTAGGCCATTTGCATGCCAACAACCCTGTGAAATACGTATCAGAGGAGGAaacttcatccattcattcaaccgTAAATTCGTCTAATTTAGACTCTGCACCGCTCTGCTAGCTGCTCAGCGCATGCTAGTGAGTGAATAAAACACACATGATCTctgacctcaaggagcttataACCAAGGGAAGTAGACAcacagtaaagaaacaaaaatgaagtgCTGTGAGGGAAATGAACAGAACAcggtgatcaaaaaaaaaaaagagggaagaaaccTACCTTGATTGGATGTTTAGGGAAcacctctctgagaaggtgataTTTACACAGACACCTGATGATTGAAGAGAAGCCAGCTGTTGTATAAGGGACTAAAGCAAGagttggaatttgaacccaggttctCCTGCTTCAGATGTGCTGACAACAGTGGGGGAGGGTGAGTGAGGTGGCTCTTCAAAGTGTAACTGAAAATATCATCTCTAGCTTATTAAAACTCCAAAGTTCGacggaaaggaaaagaaaaggctaaaATACCTCTTATTTTCCCACTCCAGTCTGAAGGAACCGCTAAGATGAGAAAGAGACATGTGCTCAAGGAATGTgatttatttaggggcgcctgggtggctcagttggttaagcgtccgactttggctcaggtcatgatctcacggttcatgagttcatgagttcgagccccatgtcaggctctgtgctgaaagctcggagcctggagcctgctttggattctgtgtttccctctctctctgcccctcccctgctatttaaaaaaaaaaaaaaaaaaagaatgtgatttgtTTAGACTGACAAAAAGGTTGAAAAAGTTTTCAGTCAATGACTGGGGGAGGTATTAATGAGAACTTCTATTTAGACAGAACCTTCCAGCTTGCAAAGCACTCTCACATTCATTACACacaaattcatttaatcctcaaaacaatcctGTGAAGGGCACTTAgatttgccaaatgctttctcaGGGCCCACTCGGCGCCAGGTTtgtggggaggcaggtggggttTGAGCACCTCCTCTGTGTTAAGTGCTGTTCTGTGCGTGAAGACACTCTGATGAGTGAGAACAGGGACAGTTCCGATTCTCCCTCAGCTTATagtccagagagaaagagaaactgtaATTAAGTAATCTCATCAATGGATATGTAcacccagaagaggaagaggtttTTAAGGGGacatataaaaagaaacttgGTCCAGTCTGGGGGCTTAAAGAATTaactctttaaattctttttttatatttttttatttttattaaaaaaatttgtttttagtgtttatttatttttgacagagacagagacagaatgcaagtgggttaggggtagagagagagggagacacagaatctgaagcaggctccaggctccgagctgtcagcacagagcccggcgcg from Panthera leo isolate Ple1 chromosome C1, P.leo_Ple1_pat1.1, whole genome shotgun sequence encodes the following:
- the ZMYND12 gene encoding zinc finger MYND domain-containing protein 12: MNIICPLAVPKGRRLCCEVCEAPAERVCTACTVTYYCGVVHQRADWDSIHEKICQLLIPLRTTMPFYNSEEERQHGLQQLRQRQKHLIEFCYTVAQKYLFEGKHEAAVPAALHSLRFRMNLHGLSSVELVPAYLLLAEASLGLGQTVQAEEYLSQAQWTVLKSTECSYAIQSLLHRNLGLLHIAKENYEEARYHLANDIYFASCAFGTEDIRTSGGYFHLANIFYGLKKLDVADTLYTKVSEIWSKYLNNRYQVLSEARIQQIDLLGKRFETDTGLDEAQEAEAIQILTSVWNIRESTSDTAPQKTIFVLNTLVMLYYLMMNSSKAQEYAERAFGLAKEHHLSVHEQSTIQELLSLISAEETHPVT